In the Nicotiana tabacum cultivar K326 chromosome 16, ASM71507v2, whole genome shotgun sequence genome, one interval contains:
- the LOC107826229 gene encoding uncharacterized protein LOC107826229: protein METQVHCKSYLPDYNSMSYLSEDSNNGWPLHYGEKIYTNAQYCNGFISRITIDEDPGYDKDVLKQKILEHEETFKNQVLELHRLYRTQRDMMYEIKRTELHKLWTSMEPSSSSSLLGSHLPPKDAWKCQITSFPVANSSYARPSISGTEILNSPLSSSKVNDVQSGRSQIQNSCSSNTCEVSDARPSKVRKKLFDLQLPADDYIETDEADEQLRDNEGSFCPRSCANRNDTADRDNSTKFFPGVDAGTKSDKRDASASNSCLRTLVRLADLNEPAQLEEVTPSPVDLNACAKSNPAFGSKGKERDRYSSTYETGNVKGSLAPLPHSFAQNKLPTPCHPAQVMLDKACLTPGVQSPHRIRDDLWRERTVHSLETFHRYHEKSNYTYGKPFVTSHTVSPYPFSNSSEFTNSWSHTLSSWGKPSGIRLSSGHTNPSFNSSAMVSKSPQSPQSNAIFGDKRHINGRSTSNLGLATDLSIRNGFHHGSSSGPKDSPLFLSVDFDSRKHNKGDNLTSECSPINRCEKYLISSNNMDLTSDKGFDLNVLSKSSLDEELSRRDLELVEAKREPQDCIPVFPWLKAKPSFRNVSSNTMKGGNSADSGFIQAYTNSPICESGPSKNLSNVSYAQNVIPTLEDCNMKARKELGETRSIRKILGVPIPEIPCASKNESSLFVSTSATLHSSPGGENRRHERRNMVIDINIACDLSVVEPEKQASTEPVVAETVMETKATIIRNSFDLNSCITEDEDSFFVESNNVNVRTVIEIDLEALPVLETEEDHLSGEKDKQNDASLQLLEPKLDKTQDEVIRNAAEAIVSISSSSQFNFIDESSSDPSDDPLGSLGWFVDVVFSFDNEFTSKSKEIIAKDAMIVAPTTTTTAKMDYFEAVTLQLEETKEQDYLPKPFVPEVQPVEDAGATSLKKRTRRGNGRWGRQRRDFQRDILPGLTSLSRHEVTEDIQTFGELMKAMGHSWNSGSMRRNGSGKRGRRRMVIETAPATVSSPITPPLSLEDKSLTGWGKTIRRPRRQRCPVGHPPAVTLT, encoded by the exons ATGGAAACACAAGTGCATTGCAAAAGCTACTTACCAGATTATAACTCCATGAGCTACCTTAGTGAGGATTCAAACAATGGATGGCCCCTACATTATGGAGAGAAAATCTACACAAATGCGCAATACTGTAATGGTTTCATATCAAGGATTACGATAGATGAAGATCCTGGATACGATAAAGATGTTCTAAAGCAGAAAATACTTGAACACGAGGAAACATTCAAGAATCAG GTTTTGGAACTTCATCGCCTTTACAGAACCCAGCGGGACATGATGTATGAAATTAAACGGACAGAATTGCATAAACTTTGGACATCAATGGAGCCATCATCTTCATCAAGCCTTCTCGGATCCCATCTTCCACCTAAAGATGCTTGGAAATGCCAAATCACCAGCTTCCCCGTAGCAAATTCAAGCTATGCTAGACCATCTATATCTGGTACTGAAATTCTAAATTCTCCCTTGAGTTCTTCAAAGGTGAACGATGTACAGTCTGGTCGATCTCAAATACAAAATAGTTGCTCTTCAAATACATGTGAAGTTTCTGACGCTAGGCCCTCAAAAGTGCGGAAAAAGTTGTTTGATCTTCAACTTCCAGCTGATGATTACATAGAAACAGATGAAGCTGATGAGCAGTTGCGAGATAATGAAGGATCGTTCTGTCCAAGATCTTGTGCTAATAGAAATGATACAGCTGACCGAGACAACAGTACAAAATTTTTTCCTGGTGTTGATGCTGGTACCAAGAGTGATAAAAGAGATGCTTCAGCATCCAATTCATGTTTGAGAACCTTGGTAAGGTTAGCTGATCTCAATGAACCAGCTCAGCTTGAAGAAGTAACTCCATCACCTGTTGATCTAAATGCTTGTGCTAAATCAAATCCAGCATTTGGTAGTAAAGGCAAAGAGAGAGATCGGTACTCTTCTACATATGAGACAG GTAATGTTAAAGGTAGCTTGGCTCCACTACCTCATAGTTTTGCACAAAACAAGTTACCTACACCTTGCCACCCGGCACAAGTAATGCTTGACAAAGCCTGTCTAACTCCTGGGGTTCAATCACCTCATCGTATCAGGGATGACCTTTGGAGGGAGAGAACAGTGCATAGTTTAGAGACCTTTCACAGATATCATGAGAAGTCCAACTATACATATGGGAAACCATTTGTCACTTCTCATACGGTTAGTCCATATCCTTTCTCTAATTCCTCAGAATTTACCAATTCATGGTCACACACACTCTCTTCTTGGGGTAAACCAAGTGGCATAAGGCTATCATCAGGGCATACAAACCCGTCATTTAACTCATCTGCCATGGTCAGCAAGAGTCCACAGTCACCTCAGAGCAATGCAATTTTTGGAGACAAGCGGCATATCAATGGAAGGTCTACGTCAAATCTAGGTTTGGCTACTGATCTCTCCATCAGGAATGGATTTCACCATGGGTCCTCATCGGGGCCCAAAGACTCACCCCTTTTCTTATCTGTTGATTTTGATTCTCGGAAGCATAACAAGGGTGACAACTTGACATCTGAGTGCTCCCCTATTAATAGGTGTGAGAAATATCTTATTAGCTCCAATAATATGGACTTGACGTCCGACAAAGGTTTCGATTTGAATGTACTATCAAAGAGTTCACTAGATGAGGAACTTTCCAGGAGAGATCTTGAGTTGGTTGAGGCAAAAAGAGAGCCTCAAGATTGTATACCAGTGTTTCCATGGCTTAAAGCTAAGCCAAGTTTCAGAAATGTGAGTTCGAATACCATGAAAGGTGGAAACTCAGCCGACTCTGGCTTCATCCAAGCCTACACAAATTCACCTATCTGCGAAAGTGGTCCATCAAAAAATCTCAGCAATGTCTCCTATGCGCAGAACGTCATACCAACTCTAGAAGATTGCAACATGAAGGCCAGAAAGGAGCTGGGGGAAACCCGAAGTATAAGGAAAATTCTGGGGGTTCCAATTCCTGAAATTCCATGTGCTTCTAAAAATGAGTCATCTTTGTTTGTTTCCACTTCTGCTACTCTTCATTCCTCACCTGGTGGAGAAAATAGAAGACATGAACGGAGGAATATGGTGATTGACATTAACATAGCTTGTGACCTTTCTGTGGTTGAGCCCGAGAAACAGGCTTCCACTGAACCAGTTGTTGCTGAGACAGTGATGGAGACAAAAGCTACCATTATCAGAAATTCCTTCGATTTGAACTCATGTATTACTGAAGATGAAGATTCATTCTTTGTTGAAAGCAATAATGTGAACGTGAGGACTGTCATCGAGATAGATCTGGAAGCTCTTCCTGTTCTGGAAACTGAAGAAGATCATTTGTCTGGAGAGAAGGACAAACAAAATGATGCATCTTTGCAGTTGCTGGAGCCCAAACTTGACAAAACACAGGATGAAGTGATCAGGAACGCAGCTGAAGCAATAGTATCCATTTCATCGTCCAGTCAGTTCAATTTTATTGACGAAAGTTCCAGCGATCCATCTGATGATCCACTGGGATCCCTAGGTTGGTTTGTTGACGTAGTCTTTTCTTTCGACAATGAATTCACGAGCAAGTCTAAAGAAATAATAGCCAAGGATGCTATGATTGTTgcacctactactactactactgcaaAGATGGATTACTTTGAGGCAGTGACACTGCAACTAGAAGAGACTAAGGAACAAGACTACTTACCCAAGCCTTTTGTTCCTGAAGTCCAACCAGTGGAAGATGCAGGAGCCACTTCACTAAAAAAGCGAACCCGAAGAGGAAACGGAAGGTGGGGAAGGCAGCGGAGGGACTTTCAAAGGGATATCCTTCCTGGACTGACTTCATTGTCAAGGCACGAGGTGACCGAAGACATTCAGACATTCGGAGAGTTGATGAAAGCTATGGGCCATTCTTGGAACTCAGGATCCATGAGAAGGAATGGCAGCGGTAAACGAGGAAGGCGGAGGATGGTGATTGAAACCGCCCCTGCCACTGTGTCGTCCCCAATAACCCCTCCTCTAAGTTTGGAGGACAAAAGTCTAACAGGGTGGGGCAAGACGATTAGACGCCCAAGGAGGCAAAGATGCCCTGTAGGTCATCCTCCTGCTGTTACATTAACTTAA
- the LOC107826228 gene encoding uncharacterized protein LOC107826228 yields the protein MRVNFPLVEILQEVPKYVRYLRDIVANKCRHKEFETVALNEECNARVQSKLPPKLKDPGSFTIPLSLGKQEVGKAICDLGASIYLMSSSLFKQLGLGVLRPSTIILQLADRSLVMPEGITEDVLVQVGKFILHADFIVLDYEADEEVLIILGRPLERLLM from the coding sequence ATGCGTGTGAATTTTCCTTTGGTGGAAATTTTGCAGGAAGTTCCTAAGTATGTAAGGTATCTTAGAGATATTGTGGCAAACAAGTGCAGACATAAAGAGtttgaaacagttgcacttaATGAAGAGTGCAATGCTAGAGTTCAGAGTAaacttcctcctaagttgaaggatccCGGGAGTTTCACAATTCCTCTATCTCTTGGAAAACAAGAAGTTGGTAAAGCCATATGTGATTTAGGGGCTAGTATATATTTGATGTCATCCTCTTTGTTCAAGCAACTCGGATTGGGGGTGCTTAGGCCTAGTACAATCATTTTACAGTTAGCAGATAGGTCACTAGTTATGCCAGAAGGAATTACTGAGGATGTGTTAGTTCAAGTTGGAAAGTTTATTCTTCATGCTGATTTTATTGTTCTTGATTACGAGGCGGATGAGGAAGTACTCATTATTTTGGGGCGACCATTGGAGCGATTATTGATGTGA